CCCAATGCGAAAAGAGAAGTTACTTCAGTTGCGTAACGAACAGCGTAAAGGATTACTAACAACTACGATTTTAGAACGTGGCATTACAATCAAAAATGTACAGGTAGCGGTAGTAGGTAGTGAAAGTCCAATTTTTACTGCAAGTGCACTCATTCAAATTAGTGGGCGTGTTGGACGTAATCCTCAGTTTCCAGATGGTCAAATTGTCTTTTTTCATCATGGCATCACGTTGGAGATGGATCGTGCGTGTAAAAAAATACGGGAGATGAATTGCTATGAATAAACCGATTACGCACTGCTTATTATGTGAACGTGAATTACAAGGGAATGTTGGATGGAAAGAGCTATTAAAAAAATCGCTACCAAAAACAATATGTCATCGCTGCGAGCAACGTTTCGAAAAAGTCGAAGAGCAAACAAATCCAAACATCACCACATTATTTCATTACAATGACGCCATGAAAGATTATGTACACCGCTATAAATTTCTCCATGATGTTGTACTTGCACATGTATTTAACACAGCACTCCACGAACATTTGAAAAGTGAAAGACGCCTCATCATTCCAATTCCGATGCATGAAGAAAGTTTAAAAATCCGCAGCTTTGCACAAGTAGATGAACTATTAAAAGCAGTTCATATCCCATTTCAGCATCATCTCACTAAACAAACTGATGAACAGCAGTCAAAGAAAACAAGAGCACAACGGTTAGAAACAGTTCAGTTGTTTAGTGTAAATAATCCAAGTCTAATAAAACATAAAGATATTTTATTAATTGACGATATTTACACTACAGGTACTACATTACAGCATGCCAAAAATGCATTGCTAGAAGCAGGCGCAAATACAGTAACCGGATTTGCATTAATCCACAGTTAAAATTTGTGGGATTACTCATATCAAATAAGTTTGAAAAGTTGTCAATGTAAATGAAGTAATATTATGTATAATAATAAGTAAAAAGGTTCGACTTTTTATTAAGGTGGGGTTGGAATGGCAGAGTTAAGAAATTGTCCGATGTGCCAAGAATTCTTTAATTACACAGGCTTACGTGAAGTATGTCATAAATGTGCACAAAAAGAAGAGGATATGTATCAAGTCGTCTATCGTTTTTTACGGAAGCGTGAAAATCGCGCGGCCAATATTGATCGCATTGTAGAAGCAACAGGTGTAGAACGTGATTTGCTATACAAGTGGGTGCGTAAAGGGAGATTACATCCAGCGACTTTCCCAAGCTTAGGCTATCCATGTGATAACTGCGGGCATTTAACGACAAAGGGTAAGTTATGCGATAAATGCCAAGGGGAATTAAAGGCTGATTTACGCACGTTTGAAGCAGCAAAAGAATTCCGTGAAGATGTAGTGCGCCGAGATCGCGGTACTTATCACGCAGATAAACGATAAAAAAGTGCTAAAGCGGAGTCTTATTTATGGGACTTCGTTTTTCTTTTTAGTAAAATGGGAGGAGAAGTAAGTTATAAGAATTTGCTTTAAAAACTTTTGGTCCGTAAATTAGGAAATTTTTTAGAAGGCATAAACAATTTTATGCCGCAGTCGAAATATATAGTAGAAAGAGCATTTGAGGGGAGGCATACACATGAAGATCAATCCATTAGGTTTGCAGGCGATTAATTCATATAAAAAGCAAGCACGCACAGAAAAAACAGAGAACGTGCAAAAATCATTCGCCGATCATATCGAAATTTCATCAAAGGCAAAAGTAATGCAAGCGACGAACACGTATGCAAATGAACGTGCAGAGCGCATTAAACAACTAAAAGCCGATATCGATTCAGGCGAGTACAAGGTAGATGCAAAGCAAGTCGCAGCAGACATGCTAAAATACTACCGCCGCTAATCTTCAAATTTTTATTGTAAGGGAGCATAAAAATACATGTCAATTGCCACAATTGTTGCGACGCTAGAAAAGCTTGAAAAAATGCACAAGAGCCTACTTGAACTAGCGCTAGCAAAAACAGAATATATTAAGCAAGGTGATATGGAAAAGCTTGATCAGCTCATTAAAAATGAACAAGCACATGTAGCGGCTATTGATACGATTGAGCAACAGCGTCAAGTGATGGTAACGGATTACCTACGAGCAAAAGGAATTGCTCTCACTGATACACCATCTGTTGCCGAGGTGATTGAAGTTGCTCAAGCAAGCGAGCCGACAGAAGCGTTAGTAGCTGTACGTGAACGTTTAGTAGAGCTACTAGGTAAATTAAAAGCTCAAAATGATTTGAATCAAAAAATGGTGCTGAACTCATTGCAGATTATCAATATTACACTAGATGCGATGCGCCCACAGCCACGTTCAGAACAGTTCAACTATTCTGGTGCAGAAGTGCGCGGTCAATCCGATATTTCACGCCGCTCATTTAATGAATTTAAAGCCTAATCGCATGTTCTTTCCTGCGAATGTAGCAGGGAGGGCATGCGATATTTTTGTGAGTAAAAAGACGGGAATTTGTCCTATTTTCGGGCAAATTCCAATTTTTTAACGAAATTTTATTCAAAGCATTACATAAATTGTCGAAATAAATACTAACGAAGAACGAAAGACAAG
This portion of the Solibacillus daqui genome encodes:
- a CDS encoding TIGR03826 family flagellar region protein, whose protein sequence is MAELRNCPMCQEFFNYTGLREVCHKCAQKEEDMYQVVYRFLRKRENRAANIDRIVEATGVERDLLYKWVRKGRLHPATFPSLGYPCDNCGHLTTKGKLCDKCQGELKADLRTFEAAKEFREDVVRRDRGTYHADKR
- the flgM gene encoding flagellar biosynthesis anti-sigma factor FlgM; this encodes MKINPLGLQAINSYKKQARTEKTENVQKSFADHIEISSKAKVMQATNTYANERAERIKQLKADIDSGEYKVDAKQVAADMLKYYRR
- a CDS encoding flagellar protein FlgN encodes the protein MSIATIVATLEKLEKMHKSLLELALAKTEYIKQGDMEKLDQLIKNEQAHVAAIDTIEQQRQVMVTDYLRAKGIALTDTPSVAEVIEVAQASEPTEALVAVRERLVELLGKLKAQNDLNQKMVLNSLQIINITLDAMRPQPRSEQFNYSGAEVRGQSDISRRSFNEFKA
- a CDS encoding ComF family protein; the protein is MNKPITHCLLCERELQGNVGWKELLKKSLPKTICHRCEQRFEKVEEQTNPNITTLFHYNDAMKDYVHRYKFLHDVVLAHVFNTALHEHLKSERRLIIPIPMHEESLKIRSFAQVDELLKAVHIPFQHHLTKQTDEQQSKKTRAQRLETVQLFSVNNPSLIKHKDILLIDDIYTTGTTLQHAKNALLEAGANTVTGFALIHS